Proteins encoded together in one Musa acuminata AAA Group cultivar baxijiao chromosome BXJ3-6, Cavendish_Baxijiao_AAA, whole genome shotgun sequence window:
- the LOC135641641 gene encoding F-box/kelch-repeat protein SKIP30-like, giving the protein MSPLIDGLPDEVAIQCLARVPFYFHPQLQLVCRSWRAVLRSPDIFKTHCEVGALEELLCVLAFEPENIWQLYDPLQDRWITLPIMPSEIRHLARFGVASVGGKLFVIGGGSDRVDPLTGDHDRIFASNEVWSYDPFRCEWEQRAPMLVRRAMFACCALDGKIVVAGGFTNCRESIANAEIYDPQLDTWEPLPNLQHSHSSACSGVVIGGKMHVLHKGLSTVQILEDGGKQWDVKDYGWLQGPMAVVHGEPYVLSNGCISKQCGQNLPDRVVSYASEFQSRIGFGMIGVGDEIYMIGGVIGPGPRNQCIKQLSDVDALNVRSERPTWRPLSPMTHCCGSILGCAVLRI; this is encoded by the coding sequence ATGTCGCCTTTGATTGATGGTCTCCCTGATGAAGTTGCTATCCAGTGCCTGGCACGTGTGCCTTTCTACTTTCATCCTCAATTGCAGCTTGTTTGTCGTTCGTGGAGAGCTGTTCTTCGAAGCCCCGATATCTTCAAGACTCATTGTGAAGTTGGGGCATTGGAAGAGTTACTTTGCGTTTTAGCATTTGAGCCTGAGAACATTTGGCAGCTATATGATCCTCTGCAAGACCGTTGGATAACCCTACCAATTATGCCATCAGAAATCAGGCACCTTGCTCGTTTTGGTGTGGCATCAGTTGGTGGAAAGCTCTTTGTGATTGGGGGAGGTAGTGATAGAGTCGACCCATTGACTGGAGATCATGACCGAATCTTTGCAAGCAATGAGGTTTGGTCATATGACCCATTTCGGTGCGAGTGGGAACAAAGGGCCCCCATGCTTGTACGACGGGCAATGTTTGCATGCTGTGCACTGGATGGCAAGATTGTTGTAGCAGGGGGGTTCACAAACTGTCGGGAATCAATAGCAAATGCTGAGATCTATGATCCTCAGTTGGATACATGGGAACCCCTTCCCAATCTCCAGCATTCCCATAGTTCTGCATGCTCTGGTGTGGTCATTGGGGGAAAGATGCATGTTTTGCACAAGGGATTATCGACAGTGCAGATATTGGAGGATGGGGGCAAACAGTGGGATGTGAAAGACTATGGTTGGCTCCAGGGTCCAATGGCTGTGGTCCATGGCGAGCCATACGTTTTGAGCAATGGCTGCATCTCCAAGCAATGTGGACAGAACTTACCCGATAGGGTGGTATCATATGCGTCGGAGTTCCAGAGCCGAATTGGATTTGGGATGATAGGGGTGGGAGATGAGATCTACATGATTGGAGGAGTGATCGGGCCTGGCCCCAGGAATCAGTGCATCAAGCAGCTGTCTGATGTTGATGCCTTAAATGTTAGAAGCGAGAGGCCTACGTGGCGTCCCTTATCGCCCATGACACATTGCTGTGGTAGCATCCTCGGGTGTGCAGTGCTCAGGATCTAG